DNA from Anaerolineae bacterium:
CCTGGGGGTCTATCTGGTTCATTTTTGCCCCATTTTACCATGCAGGAGTGACTTTTACTCAATCCTTATCCCGAACTCAGGTTAATAATAAAATCTTATAGCTTTTCGAATTGGGAGGTTCGAGAAATGGGACAACTAAAAGATTTAACGCTCCGGATGGCACAAGCAGTCGTCAGCAACGCCGACCAGGTCCAAGTTGAGGAAGTGGAAGGATCTTCCATGATAGTTCTTGAACTCAAGGTTGACCCTGATGATATGGGCCGGATCATCGGGAAGGAAGGTCGAGTGGCCAACGCAATGC
Protein-coding regions in this window:
- a CDS encoding KH domain-containing protein, encoding MGQLKDLTLRMAQAVVSNADQVQVEEVEGSSMIVLELKVDPDDMGRIIGKEGRVANAMRTLLRTSAAKDGKRVSLEIV